The nucleotide window ATCGTATTCATTTATTTATTGTACCAAAAATGATACATATTAGCAAGATATAAGTATACTATTCTTTAAATTCTAGTTAAAAAAATTATGTAGCATATAAGCTATTTTAGCAAGCTCTACCAACTAGTTGTTTTACTACTTATTTTACTTTAAAATCTTACCTTGTATTTTTAACATCTTGATAAGGAACTACTCTTTTTTCAATATAGCTACCAAGTTTATTATGCACTGTCCTTAGGTCATATTCCGCCTGTAAACCAAGCCATAAATCAGCTGAAGTATTAAAGTATCTAGCAAGTCTTAATGCTGTATCTGCTGATATACCGCGCTTACCTTTCACGATATCATTAATCCTTGTTAAAGGCACGTCTATATCCCTTGCCAGTTTATTTTGGCTTATGCCATAAGGTACTAAAAACTCTTCTAATAATATTTCTCCAGGTGTAATAGGAGCCAACCTTTTATCTGTGTGTGTCATATTTTTTACTCCTTATCTTTCTTAATGGTAATCTATAATTTCTACATCAAAAGCTTTATTATCATTCCATCTAAATATAATCCGCCACTGTTTATTAATCCTAATACTATAATACCCTTCTAGATCGCCCCTCAATGGCTCAGGTCGGTTACCGGGCGGAAGAGCCAGGTCGCTAAGTGTCTTAGCTCTATGTAGTAAAAGCAGCTTACGCCTTGCAGCTTTTTCAAAGTGTTCATATTCTTTTACAAAGTAATCTTCAAATAAGCTTTTAGTCTTCTTACATTTAAAACTTACTATCATTAAATACAGTATACCAAACCCATAACATTAAAACAAGTATATCTCTATTTTAAAAGTTTTCAACTGAATATTACCTACTTATTTTCTGGCTCAATCTCTTCAGTTAAAGACTCTTTAGACACTATCACGGCTTTTTCCTTCAAACCTTCAACTTCAGTTAAGTCTTTATCAACTATATTGCTTTGCTTATCATACCCCTTAATAATAGACTCTTGTAATGCAGGCCAATTTTTATAGTCATATTTTATCTTTGCAATAGGATACC belongs to Candidatus Jidaibacter acanthamoeba and includes:
- a CDS encoding HigA family addiction module antitoxin, whose translation is MTHTDKRLAPITPGEILLEEFLVPYGISQNKLARDIDVPLTRINDIVKGKRGISADTALRLARYFNTSADLWLGLQAEYDLRTVHNKLGSYIEKRVVPYQDVKNTR
- a CDS encoding type II toxin-antitoxin system RelE/ParE family toxin, coding for MIVSFKCKKTKSLFEDYFVKEYEHFEKAARRKLLLLHRAKTLSDLALPPGNRPEPLRGDLEGYYSIRINKQWRIIFRWNDNKAFDVEIIDYH